TCAATGCCGATTTCCCGCAGGTTGGATTGGGCGGTTTCGGCGATGTCGATGAAGGCCCGTCCATCGTTGGACGTAATCGTCGTTGAGAAACCGTCCGGGTAGCCCGCTTCCGCGAGAAGCGCCTTTGCTTCTTCGGGGTCAAAGCCGATTGAAGAGACGTTCTCACTGTAGCCGATGACGGTTGGGGCGAGCGGACCGTTTGCTTCAAGGGCGACGCCGTCTGTCGCGATCTCAATGACGTCCTGTTTGTTGACGGCCATGGAAATGGCCTGACGGACGCGGATATCGTCAAACGGCTCGGCCTCGGTGTTCATCCCGAGGTAGGTCAGGTTTGCACTCGGGGACTCGAGGACGGACGTGCCGTCGTTGCTGTTGATGCGGCTGATGTCGTTGGCATTGACCGGATAAATGATCTGGGCCGAGCCGGTTTCGAGTTCACCGACTCTCGTTAAATCTTCAGGCGTGACGCTGAAGGTAATCGCTTCGACGCCGGCAGGATCTGCCCAGTAGCCGTCATGACGGACGAGGCTGACGGATTCGCCCGGGGTCTGGCTGTCGAACTTCATATAGCCGGTGCCGATCGGGTTCTCACTGACGGTGACAAACGGTTCGCCGCCGTCTTCCACATGGGCGCGGTCGGCTTCGATCTGTTCAAGGCTCACCATATGACCGCCCGGGTGCGCGAGGTGAGAAGGGAGTGCCGAGAACGGGAAGTCGGTTGTGATGGTTACGGTATAGTCATCAACCACTTCGACCTCGTCGATCATATCAAAGAGAAAACCGAGAGGGGAGGCAAGATCCGGATCGCGGACACGGTCGAGGTTCGCCTTCACCACGTCTGCGTTGAAGGGGGATCCGTCATGGAACGTCACGTCTTCTCTCAGTTCGAACTGCCACGTCGTCTCATCAAGGGGCTCGTAGTGTTCAGCCAAGGCTGGCTGGAGCTCAAGGTCCGTGTTCAATTCGACGAGCGTGTCATAAATCGGATTCATCACATACAGGGAGTTGCCGTCATTCGCCCCGTGGGGATCGAGGGATACTGGTGCAGCCTGCAGATGCAGGTTCAGGATATCCTCATGATCCCCGTCTGCCTGCGCGTCATTCGGGTCATTGTTTTCCTCATTGTTATGCTGTTCGCTGTCGCTTGTATTGTTTGTCGCATCGTTTGGTTCAGCTTCGTTGGCGCACGCACCGAGAATCATCAACGCCGCCGATCCTGCCATCATACCCTTTATCGCATTCATTTTCGTCAACCTCCAATTATTCTGATATATTTTGTCGGAATAAAGACAGCATAGCCGATCGACCAAGGTTTGTCAATGCAAAAGATCCGTTCATGACGGGCTTTTTGGCAGATTGGAAACAGTCCGCTTACGTATCCGCGAGGGATTTCAGTGGGGATTACCAAAATGTAATACTCAAAGTTGAGATTATCTAATGAACCCGGATACTTTATCGAAGCTTACAGGGTTGATCTGTCCCAAAAGGAAGTTGCCGAAAATAGTTTAAATCAATCATTTGAAGGATCGGCTGGAGGAAGCGAGCATCCCTGTGCATGAGATTCCGGCAACGTCATCAACTTCGAGCCTGATTGAACTGCCCCCGGTGGCTCCCAGTTCAGTCTATACGATGTACCGTTCGAGTGATGGCTATGCTCGAAACCAAAGCGGGATTGTGATGAAAGTGAACGGACGTGCCAAAATAGCCATTCTGACAGGGGACTACCATTACGGACAGTTACTTAAAGGGGTTATGGATCCGCACGAGAGTCGCCTTAAACCTTATGAACTGGTCGTGCCTCATCATGGAGGAAGTGCTGGCAGTTGGGAGAAGAAGATTACAACAGGACTGAAGGCAATTGATTTTTCCGGCGGTGTTCTGTCGACATCCAGCAAACGCTGTAAAAATGTCCCGCGTGAAGACGTCCACCACTTTTTTGTGAAGAAGTTGGGGTTTGCCTGCTTCTGTTCGTTGTGCAAGCCGAGCGTCACGGGTTATGACGTGTCGCTGGACGGTCTCTCTGTATGGGGGAGGATTACGTGATGAAACGGTATGCTGGGGGACCGTCATCGCAATGCGGGAAACGGTGTTGGATCACGGCAAAGAGGCGCAGCTTTTGCATCAGGCTTTCCGAGCGGTGACGCCGAATGGCGGTAACGGACGAAAGGATCTGCTATCAGTTCTCTGTTCATCTGCTTACATTAAAAGGGGATACTTGGTTTTGGGCAGATACAAAGGGACCTGCACAGGGGTTGGATTGCAGCGGTTATTTTTTTTATGTTACGCTTTGAGCATAGGAATTGGAAGTAGGACGTCCTATCTTTCTGCCCAAACTATCACGTAACTGGAGGGTTTTCATGAAGAAAACATTGAGAGCGGTTTCATTGGCCGGTGTTGCATCGCTGTTGGCTGTGACGGCTTATCAGCTGCCATCACAGGCGAATGAGCAGGAAAATGACGGAGAGCGGACCACGCACGAGTTCAGTCTGTTCGGTGTTGCGGATCTGCACGGCTATATCATGCCTTACGATTACCGCACGAATGAACATACGGATCACGGCATTGCCCAGCTGCATACGCTGATTCAGGAACTTGAGGAGAAGCATCCGAACAACCTGATCGTCGATAACGGCGACTTCATCCAAGGCAGTGATCTGGCTGAATATGAAGCTGTGACGAACCCGATCGATTCGTCCGAAGAGAAGACGACGACGGTTAAGGCAATGGAAGCGATGGGTGTTGATGTCAGTGTCGTTGGAAACCATGAGTTCAATTTCGGTTTGGATTTCCTTCAGAACACAATCGATACAGCGGAATTTCCGATTCTCGCGGCAAACGTGTACGATGAAGGAACCGATGATTTGACATATGATCCTTATCTGATTATGGAGCAGGAAGTGGACGGCCGCACGCTCAACGTCGGCGTGATCGGACTGACACCGCCTGGCTCGATGCAGTTTGACGGTTTTTTCCTGCAGGGGAATGTCTATATTGAGGATATCGTAACATCCGCAGAGAAATACGTACCGAAGATGATTGAAGACGGCGCGGACATCATCGTGGCCAACGCACATAGCGGTATTGACGAAGGCTTTGAGACAGGCGACGACAATGCGGCGACGGAGCTTGCCAAGGTCGAAGGTATCGACGCACTGCTCCTCGGCCACCAGCACAGTGATTTTCCTGGTGCATCCCGCTATGACGACATTGAAGGCGTGGACAATGAGAAGGGTCTGATCCATGGCGTGCCGGCAGCGATGCCAAACCGTTATGGTACGAAAGCGAGTGTCATTGACTTTGATCTTGCCTATGAGAATGGCGAATGGGAGATACTCGGCAGCGAACAGACGCTGCATGACGCACGCGGCAAAGAGGCGTCTCCGGATATTGTTGAAATAGCCGAAGAGGTGCATGAGGACGTCATCGCCTTTTATGCTGAGGAAGTCGGCGAGTTTGAAGCACCGATTACGGGCTATTTCTCGCGAGTCACAGATACAGCCCTGACGCAGGTGATTAACGATGCACAAATGTGGTATGCCGCGAACGTGATGGAAGGAACGGGCTATGAAGACTTGCCGATCGTCTCTGCGGCGGCACCGTTCAGTTCCACCGTCGATGTGGCTCCGAATGAGACGCTCACAAGAGCGGATATGAGTGCGGTCTACCGCTTCCCGAACACGCTCCAGATCGCAAAGATAGACGGTGGCCAGCTGCATGACTGGCTTGAGACGAGCGCGGGAAACTTCAACCAGATCGACCCTGAAGAGACGGATGAGCAGAGCCTTCTTTCCGGTTTCCCTGGATTTGATTTTGACATTATCGACGGGGTTGAGTATCAAATTGACATTACGAAGCCGGTTGGTGAACGGATTACCGACCTGACGCTTGACGGCGAGCCGGTCGATCCCGAGCAGGAGATGCTGATCGCAACGAATAACTACCGTGCCGGCGGAAGTGGCGGTCATGTTGACCTGAATCTTCAGGAGGACATCGTCGTGGAATTGAACACGCTGAACCGTGATGCGATTATGGACTATCTTGATGAGACAGGCAGCGTGGATCCTTCAGCCAATCATAACTGGTCCATCAAGGAAGTTGACACAAAAGGTCCGGTGACGTTCTCCGCAAGCAGCAACGGTTCACCGTTCCTCGACGAACTCGGGCTCGATTTTATCACTCATGATGGCGGCGGAGACTACACGATTGACCTCTCCCGCACTGCCTCTCTGAAAGAAACCATGCCAGAGACCGTATTCAGTGATTTCAACGAAACCCACCGCGGATTCACTGACGTGCAGCCACTGATTGCGCGTTCTGTGATCCAGGGGTACCCGGATGAAACATTCCGCCCTCACCATGAAATCACGAGAACGGAAGCGGCGATCATGATGACGCGTATGATGGATCTGGATACGGCTGCGGCCGCGGATGGCGGATTTGACGATGTGTCTGAGAGCCACCCGCACTATGCCTATATCCAGGCCGTCAAAGAAGCGGGTATCTTCGAAGGGGATCTGCATAACCGGTTTAACCCGGATGAGTACATCACCCGTGGTGAAACGGCTGCGATTCTGACCCGTGCATTTGAACTGTCTGATGAGAACAGGGATGGGGCGCCGTTTACGGACGTGCCTGATACGTTCCGAGCTGCAATCGAAACGCTGTATCAACTTGAGATCACAGAAGGATACACAGAAACGGAATTCGGAACCGAACGCCCGGTGACCCGCCGTGACTTTGCCATCCTTGCAACAAGAGCCGATCAGATTCAGTAAGCCGTTCAAGCACAACCCATGACCAGGCATTAAGAAGCCCCCACTTCTTGTGGGGGCTTTTGTATGATTAGTTCGAGGTATCTTGCGTCATTTTCTGCTCTAGGATGTGTGCGGCCGTCCGATTGAGCCACTTGGGACAAACAATGATCATAGCCAGAACAAAAAACTGAGCTGTCATTTGCCTTATGGAGAACAGGGGCTAAGTTCAACACGGCTTGCATGATATAACCTGTTGTTTGCGATTGACAGGTCCGGTTTTGTTTTATATGATAAATTGGACAGTACCCGCCACGCTTCAAAAAGAGCGTACCAAGGCGGGTCTTTTTCGTGGTGTCCGTTCGTTGATGACAAGCGGATTCCATACAGAAACCTTACAGGAGGATGACACACATGACGATTAAACTATTGGCATTTGATATTGACAATACCCTGGCGCAGATTAACGAACCGATCCTGGACGAGACGGTCCAGGCATTACGGGACTTTGAGAATCAGGGACTGACCATTGCATTCGTATCCGGGAAGCCGGCGATCTATATTGCCGGACTGGTGAGGCAAGTGGGGCTTAAGAACCCGGTGATCATCGGGGAGAACGGCTTAAGCACGTACTACGGCTGCGGCGTGCCGCCGAAGAAAATCATTGAGAACGACACGGTGACAGAACGTGACCGTGAACTTTTGTTCGATGTGAGGAAGACGCTGACGGACGAATACGGTGAGCGGATCTGGTTTCAGCCAAACGAAGTGAGCGTGACAATCTTTCCGAAGGATATAGGGGAGATCGGTACGATGAAACAGACGGTTGAGGAGATATTCCGCTCTGAGGCGGTGCGTGATGCCCTTGTGTTTTACACCCATGCGGATTCCATCGACATTGCACCGAAGCTCGTCAACAAAGGCGCAGCCGTCAAGGCCCTTCTTCAGGAAGAGGGCTGGACTGCTGAAGAGATGATTGCCGTCGGTGACGGGGAGAACGATGTCCCGACCTTTTCGTTGGCCGGTCATTCGGTGGGTGTCGATTTCAAAGGGGATTTCAAGGTGGACAAGAACGCCCGGGATATTCATGAGGCGATTGCCCATGTGAGAAGCATTGTGACATAACCGATCTGCAGTTATGACGTACGTCAGAGGGACCCCGGCATTCGCCGGGGTCTTCTTTGTGCAGATCAGCTGATTGGTCCGGGCTGTTCCGCACACAGCAGGGGATCAGCTTGTGAGATCTTCTGACAGGATGTTCGTTAGGTCATTTGATCTATGCTAAGCTGTGAGGAAATGGACATTACAGCGGAGGAGTGAGCGTATGGGAATACTTGCGGTATTGACCGGGAAGGCACCGGAAGAAAAAGCAGTGACTGATGAGAATGCGTTGGATATGGCACATGTGTATGATTTCATCAATGAGTCGCAGGTCGTCTCAGACCGGATGATGGCAGCGGTCGAAGAGGTGAACATGGCGCTTGGGCAATTGAGACAGATTGCCGATCAGTCTGTTTCCGAAGGAAAGGCATTGAAGGCGAACAGCCATCAGTCAATGGAACAGATTCAGGAAGCCTTTGCAAGGCTGCAGGAAGTCTCCGCCACTTCAGAACAGATCCGCAAGACGGCTGTGACGATGAGTGAGGAGAGCGAAGAAGCGAAGCAGTCAATGGGGAAAGTGAGTGATTCCCTTGCGTCCACAGAGGCGGTGATGGAGAGACTAACCGGTTACAACGGCTCGGTGACGGAAAACATCCAGGGGCTGACGGATCATACGGCGAAGATTGATGAGATCAATACGCTCATTAAAGGTGTCGTCTCCCAGACGTCGCTGTTGTCTTTGAATGCGTCGATTGAAGCGGCGCGTGCCGGGGAGCACGGCAAGGGCTTCTCCGTTGTGGCCCAGGAGATCAAAAAGCTCGCCGATCAGAGCAGTGAAGCGGTGGAACGGTCTTCGGGGATCTTAACGGCGATTGAACAGGGAGTCGAAGAGGTCGTTGCGTCAGTGGAAGAAGAGCGCCTTGCCGTGGCGGAAGGCGTGCAGGAAGTCGCGGCGATGAAGGAACGGGTCCACGCGATTCTCGGCCAGATCACGAACGTGAACGATCTCGTGCAGGAGACGGCGAACGACAGCGAGTCCCAGGCGGTGATGACAAACGAGGCAACGGAACAGCTCGAAGAGGTCGTTGACCGGGTGAAGGATACATTGACATACATCGACAGAACCGTGGATGATATGGCGGCCCAACAGACGCAGACGACCCACTTGACGGCGATCAGTGAAGATCTGCACGCGGCATCGACGGAACTGACGTCCTCGATCCGTGCCCTCGACGTCGAGGAGTCGGTGGATGTTGCCGACGCGGATCTAGAAGCGGTGAAGGAGCTGCTCAGTTCGATTGTTGTCGCCGCAGAGATTAAAGGACTTGATCCGGCGGCTCATGAAGCCTGTTTAACCCGGCAGATTGAAAGAAGCGATGCCGTGGAAGCGATCTGGTCGAACCGGGCGGATGGTTCATTTATTTACTCGAATCCTCCGGCCGGACTTGCGAACGCGAGGCAGCGTGACTGGTGGAAGAAGGCGATGGACGGAGAGTTCTTTGTGTCGGAGAACTATATCTCGGCGATCACCAAGAAGCCGTGTATCACGCTGTCGACGGCGATTAAGGATGAAGAGGGCGAGCCTGTCGGCATGGTCGGCATGGACGTCAAACTCTCTGAACAATGATGGATTCAGGTGATGGGGCAATGCGGTTTGACGAACACGGCAACCAAAACCAGAGCTCACGCTCACAACGCAGCAAGTTATATTATCTTATAAGTTGTGAGCGAGAAAACCCCCGAATTTATTCGGGGGATGACAGCGAACGGTCTTAGGCTTTCAAGCCTTTTCTCACCAATTCGTAGACGGCACTCGCAAACGTTGGAACCATATTCTCCTTTCGATATTCCTCTATCGCTTCGTACAATTCTTTTGGGAAATTCAAGTGCTTTTGCACCCTGGACATTTACATCAACCTCCTTTAAAGATATATTTAGAGTATACTTAATATACTATAAAGAAGGAGGTGAACGCAATGACAAATCATAAAGCCTATCGCTTTCGCATCTATCCCAATCGAGAACAGCGAATCTTGATTGCGAAAACCATCGGTTCGACTCGTTTTGTCTATAACCACTTTCTTGCGAAGTGGAACGACAGGTATAAAGAGACAGGCAAAGGGATGTCCTACAATGCCTGTTCTGCGGAACTCCCGCAATTAAAACGGGATTACGAATGGTTAAAAGAAGTGGACAGCACCGCCTTGCAACAAGGGTTAAAACACTTAGCTGACGGATTCAACCGTTTCTTTAAGAAACACAACAAATACCCTCGATTTAAGTCAAAGAAGAACGATGTTCAGTCTTTTAAAACCGTCGGCAAAATGCGAATCGAAGGCAATCGCCTTTTCCTTCCGAAACTGGGCTACGTCAAATTCGCAAAAAGCCGTCATGTTGAGGGACGTATTCTGTCTGCCACGATCCGACGAACGCCAATGGGTAAGCATTTTATATCCGTTCTTGCTGAAACGGAGATTAAACCATTCGATCAGACAGGATCAGCCGTAGGCATTGATCTTGGCATTGACCATTTCGCCATCCTTTCAGACGGGCAAAAGATCGACAACGAACGCTTTACACGAAAGATGGAACAGAAGCTAAAGCGTGAGCAACGCAAGCCGTCAAGACGCTATGAACAGGTGAAGAAAGACGGTAAAC
This genomic window from [Bacillus] selenitireducens MLS10 contains:
- a CDS encoding HAD family hydrolase → MTIKLLAFDIDNTLAQINEPILDETVQALRDFENQGLTIAFVSGKPAIYIAGLVRQVGLKNPVIIGENGLSTYYGCGVPPKKIIENDTVTERDRELLFDVRKTLTDEYGERIWFQPNEVSVTIFPKDIGEIGTMKQTVEEIFRSEAVRDALVFYTHADSIDIAPKLVNKGAAVKALLQEEGWTAEEMIAVGDGENDVPTFSLAGHSVGVDFKGDFKVDKNARDIHEAIAHVRSIVT
- a CDS encoding bifunctional 2',3'-cyclic-nucleotide 2'-phosphodiesterase/3'-nucleotidase; the protein is MKKTLRAVSLAGVASLLAVTAYQLPSQANEQENDGERTTHEFSLFGVADLHGYIMPYDYRTNEHTDHGIAQLHTLIQELEEKHPNNLIVDNGDFIQGSDLAEYEAVTNPIDSSEEKTTTVKAMEAMGVDVSVVGNHEFNFGLDFLQNTIDTAEFPILAANVYDEGTDDLTYDPYLIMEQEVDGRTLNVGVIGLTPPGSMQFDGFFLQGNVYIEDIVTSAEKYVPKMIEDGADIIVANAHSGIDEGFETGDDNAATELAKVEGIDALLLGHQHSDFPGASRYDDIEGVDNEKGLIHGVPAAMPNRYGTKASVIDFDLAYENGEWEILGSEQTLHDARGKEASPDIVEIAEEVHEDVIAFYAEEVGEFEAPITGYFSRVTDTALTQVINDAQMWYAANVMEGTGYEDLPIVSAAAPFSSTVDVAPNETLTRADMSAVYRFPNTLQIAKIDGGQLHDWLETSAGNFNQIDPEETDEQSLLSGFPGFDFDIIDGVEYQIDITKPVGERITDLTLDGEPVDPEQEMLIATNNYRAGGSGGHVDLNLQEDIVVELNTLNRDAIMDYLDETGSVDPSANHNWSIKEVDTKGPVTFSASSNGSPFLDELGLDFITHDGGGDYTIDLSRTASLKETMPETVFSDFNETHRGFTDVQPLIARSVIQGYPDETFRPHHEITRTEAAIMMTRMMDLDTAAAADGGFDDVSESHPHYAYIQAVKEAGIFEGDLHNRFNPDEYITRGETAAILTRAFELSDENRDGAPFTDVPDTFRAAIETLYQLEITEGYTETEFGTERPVTRRDFAILATRADQIQ
- a CDS encoding methyl-accepting chemotaxis protein; amino-acid sequence: MGILAVLTGKAPEEKAVTDENALDMAHVYDFINESQVVSDRMMAAVEEVNMALGQLRQIADQSVSEGKALKANSHQSMEQIQEAFARLQEVSATSEQIRKTAVTMSEESEEAKQSMGKVSDSLASTEAVMERLTGYNGSVTENIQGLTDHTAKIDEINTLIKGVVSQTSLLSLNASIEAARAGEHGKGFSVVAQEIKKLADQSSEAVERSSGILTAIEQGVEEVVASVEEERLAVAEGVQEVAAMKERVHAILGQITNVNDLVQETANDSESQAVMTNEATEQLEEVVDRVKDTLTYIDRTVDDMAAQQTQTTHLTAISEDLHAASTELTSSIRALDVEESVDVADADLEAVKELLSSIVVAAEIKGLDPAAHEACLTRQIERSDAVEAIWSNRADGSFIYSNPPAGLANARQRDWWKKAMDGEFFVSENYISAITKKPCITLSTAIKDEEGEPVGMVGMDVKLSEQ
- a CDS encoding glutathione ABC transporter substrate-binding protein, with the protein product MNAIKGMMAGSAALMILGACANEAEPNDATNNTSDSEQHNNEENNDPNDAQADGDHEDILNLHLQAAPVSLDPHGANDGNSLYVMNPIYDTLVELNTDLELQPALAEHYEPLDETTWQFELREDVTFHDGSPFNADVVKANLDRVRDPDLASPLGFLFDMIDEVEVVDDYTVTITTDFPFSALPSHLAHPGGHMVSLEQIEADRAHVEDGGEPFVTVSENPIGTGYMKFDSQTPGESVSLVRHDGYWADPAGVEAITFSVTPEDLTRVGELETGSAQIIYPVNANDISRINSNDGTSVLESPSANLTYLGMNTEAEPFDDIRVRQAISMAVNKQDVIEIATDGVALEANGPLAPTVIGYSENVSSIGFDPEEAKALLAEAGYPDGFSTTITSNDGRAFIDIAETAQSNLREIGIDAEIETMETGTYLDVTGQGDSELFVGSWGTVTLDADYGLYAMFHSSNAGAPGNRSFLANDEIDALLEAARQETDEQERLALYEEVQQLIADEAPMVFLYHSVLLAGLEDRVDGFFQYPSSFPYLKDVRLTE